The region GAGGCGGATATTCTGTACGAGGTGTTGGCCGAAGGCGGTATTACCCGGCTGATCGGTATCTTTCAGAGTCATGCCGGGGTGGTGAAGATCGGGCCGATCCGCAGTATCCGCCCGTATCTGCTGGATATCGGCGAGAGCTACGGCGGTATAACGGTACATGCCGGGGGCAGTCCGGATGCTTATGCCATTCTGCAACGGCAGAAGAAGGCGGATATGGACGAAATCGGCCGGGCAGGGGCCTACTTCTGGCGGGACAAGGAGCGCAAGGCTCCCCATAACCTGTACAGTAATGCCGCCAAGCTTAGAGAGGGGGCAGCGAAGCTGGGGTATGCGGAGAACGTGAAGGTCCCCGGTTTTCTTTTCAATGATCCGGATTACATTCCTGTGGAGGGCACCCCGGCGCTTGGATTGAGTGTGAACTTCCTGCTGAAGAGCTACAATGTCTCGTACCAATATAATGCAGAGCAGCGTACGTATGCCCGTCTGGTGAACGGCAAGCCGCATCTGGATCTGAATAATAACCGTCCGGTGGAAGCGGCGAACATCATCGTGATGGGTTCGGACCATAAGGTGCTGGATGATGTCGGCAGGCTGCAGGTGGATACGGAGCTGGGGGGAGAAGCAGTGCTGTTACAGCGCGGCGTAGCGATTAAGGGCAAATGGTCGCGCAGCCCCGGAGACGTCATCCGGTTCGTGAAGAAGGACGGCAAGGAGGGGCTGATGTTCCCGGGAATCACCCATATTCTGATTGTCCCGAACAGCCCCTCGTTCAGCAGTCATGTCGAATATGCGCCGGCTCCAGCATCCCGCTAAGTTCAGCTGGGGAATTGAATGTTCGGATGATTATTTTCGTGAATACAGGGAATTGTTATTATAGTGTAAAAAAGTTCGGTTTTTTGTCTTCTATCCCTTCTGTCGATATGATAAGATAACAAGGGTTGTCATTCATTTTCATGCGGTTTACATGGAATGACTTCATTTTTTTCACGGCAATATTATGTAAAGGGGTCTTAGACTAATGAAGCTCAGAAAAAAGGATATATTCTTTGAGACGCTGGAAAACATGGCTGACACCATTGTTCAGGCTGCGGATTATTTCGCTCAGAATATCTCGACTCTCCAGGGCAATGTGGAGAACTTCGCCGCGGAGATGAAGAAATACGAATCCCAGTGCGATACTTACACACATACTGTCATCAAAGAATTGAACAAGACGTTCATTACGCCGCTGGAGCGGGACGACATCATGGATCTGATCACAAGCATGGACGATGTCATTGATGGTCTGGAGGCCTCAGCCTCGCGTTTCTATATGTATAACCTGCTGGATGCGGATGAGTATATTGTCCAGTTTGCAGAGATTCTCCGCCAGAGTGCATACGAGATCCAGAAGGCAGTTCATTTGCTCTCCCAGAAGAAGCTGCTGGCGATCCGCGAATACACCATCCGTCTGAATGATCTGGAGAACCAGGGCGATGAAGTCCTGCGTATCTGCACCAAGGCCCTGTTCGAGACTGTGAAGGACCCGATTGAGCTGATTAAACGCAAAGAATTGTATGAGCGGCTCGAGACCACCACGGATAAATGTGAAGACGTAGCCAACATGCTGGAATCGATCATCATGCGTAACTCATAAGGGGCCTCAAATATGGATACATCTATATATGTACTAGCTTTTGTTATCTTTCTTGCGCTGGCGTTCGACTTCATCAACGGCTTCCATGATACCGCCAATGCGATTGCTACCTCTGTCTCGACCCGTGCGCTGAAGCCGCGTACAGCCATCATGCTGGCCGCCTCGATGAACTTTATCGGCGCATTGATGTTCACCGGAGTGGCGAAAAAGATCGGGGGCAGCATTACCGATCCGACCCTGCTGGACAACGGGATAGACATTGTCACAGCGACGCTCATTGCGGCAATTATCTGGAATCTCGTCACCTGGTGGCTGGGTATTCCTTCGTCCTCCTCCCATGCGCTTATCGGTGCATTAGCCGGTGCGGTGTATGTCGGGGCAGGGACAGAGCATATCAAATGGAGCGGGTTCATTGAGATCGTAGAGGGGCTGATTTTCTCCCCGCTGATCGCTTTTGTAATCGGGTATATTGTGATGACGATTCTGAAGTGGATCTTCGCGAAGCGCAGTCCGCATACGGTCAACAAGGGCTTCCGTTCGATGCAGATCGTGACGGCCGCACTGCAATCCTTCACCCATGGTACGAATGACGCGCAGAAGGCGATGGGGATCATTACCTTTGCCCTCGTTACCTCGGGACGGCTTGAGACAATGGAGGTTCCGCTCTGGGTTAAGATTGCAGCGGCTACATCCATGGCACTCGGAACGTCTATCGGCGGCTGGAAGATTATTAAGACAATGGGCACGAAGATTTTCAAAATCGAGCCGATTAACGGCTTCGCGGCGG is a window of Paenibacillus sp. FSL H3-0469 DNA encoding:
- a CDS encoding DUF3048 domain-containing protein produces the protein MSRSMNRYVSRPVYALVLAAVLLSACGEEQATPVPVRVVAPTAQPQPTEVPQPSPTATPAPAIAVSVLTGLPVEEESLPRPLAVMINNAPAARPQSGISEADILYEVLAEGGITRLIGIFQSHAGVVKIGPIRSIRPYLLDIGESYGGITVHAGGSPDAYAILQRQKKADMDEIGRAGAYFWRDKERKAPHNLYSNAAKLREGAAKLGYAENVKVPGFLFNDPDYIPVEGTPALGLSVNFLLKSYNVSYQYNAEQRTYARLVNGKPHLDLNNNRPVEAANIIVMGSDHKVLDDVGRLQVDTELGGEAVLLQRGVAIKGKWSRSPGDVIRFVKKDGKEGLMFPGITHILIVPNSPSFSSHVEYAPAPASR
- a CDS encoding DUF47 family protein; translation: MKLRKKDIFFETLENMADTIVQAADYFAQNISTLQGNVENFAAEMKKYESQCDTYTHTVIKELNKTFITPLERDDIMDLITSMDDVIDGLEASASRFYMYNLLDADEYIVQFAEILRQSAYEIQKAVHLLSQKKLLAIREYTIRLNDLENQGDEVLRICTKALFETVKDPIELIKRKELYERLETTTDKCEDVANMLESIIMRNS
- a CDS encoding inorganic phosphate transporter, encoding MDTSIYVLAFVIFLALAFDFINGFHDTANAIATSVSTRALKPRTAIMLAASMNFIGALMFTGVAKKIGGSITDPTLLDNGIDIVTATLIAAIIWNLVTWWLGIPSSSSHALIGALAGAVYVGAGTEHIKWSGFIEIVEGLIFSPLIAFVIGYIVMTILKWIFAKRSPHTVNKGFRSMQIVTAALQSFTHGTNDAQKAMGIITFALVTSGRLETMEVPLWVKIAAATSMALGTSIGGWKIIKTMGTKIFKIEPINGFAADISAASVIFTATLLHLPVSTTHAITSSILGVGSAKRFSAVKWGVAGRIVVTWFITIPISALLSGVIFKLFF